The following are encoded in a window of Impatiens glandulifera chromosome 5, dImpGla2.1, whole genome shotgun sequence genomic DNA:
- the LOC124938032 gene encoding protein TRANSPORT INHIBITOR RESPONSE 1-like isoform X2, whose protein sequence is MAYTFPEEVLEHVFSFIQSDKDRNAVSMVCKSWYEIERWCRRRIFIGNCYSVNPTIMTRRFPEVRSIELKGKPHFADYNLVPDGWGGYVKPWITAMAESYPWLEEIKLKRMVVTDESLEMISRSFKNFKVLVLYSCEGFTTDGLASIAANCRKLRELDLQECEVDDFSGHWISHFGENCTTLVSLNIACLTSEWTSSVLDRLERLVTRSPNLKSLILNRAVPLDRLCQLIKRAPQLNELGIGTFSAEIRPDLFLSLTEAFSACKDFKSLSGIWDVVPSYLPSLYPICSRLTSLNLSLATIPSPDLAKIISNCSNMQKLWVLDYIEDSGLDIVAATCKDLQEIRVFPSDPFAPEANVVLTEQGLVSVAEGCPKLQSVLYFCRQMTNSALIAIANSRSNLTRFRLCILEPHTPDYNTLEPLDVGFGAIVEKCKDLRRLSLSGLLTDRVFEYIGGHAKKLEMLSIAFAGDSDMGLHYVLSGCESLKKLEIRDCPFGDKALLANAEKLETMRSLWMSSCPVSFEGCKILSKKMKRLNVEVMDEGGSQDSRPEGPHVEKLYVYRTVCGQRCDMPGFVWTIDKRSSSSSSLEEGGIYQEEEEEDEDEFLQ, encoded by the exons ATGGCGTACACTTTTCCGGAGGAAGTTTTGGAGCATGTTTTCTCGTTTATTCAGTCGGACAAGGACCGGAACGCGGTGTCCATGGTGTGCAAGTCGTGGTACGAAATCGAGAGATGGTGCCGGCGGCGGATCTTTATAGGTAACTGTTACTCTGTGAACCCTACGATTATGACGAGGAGATTCCCGGAGGTTAGATCTATTGAGTTGAAAGGAAAACCGCATTTTGCTGACTATAATCTGGTTCCGGATGGTTGGGGAGGTTATGTTAAGCCTTGGATTACTGCTATGGCGGAGTCGTATCCTTGGCTGGAAGAGATTAAGCTTAAGCGTATGGTGGTTACTGATGAGAGTTTGGAGATGATTTCTCgttcttttaagaattttaaggTACTTGTTTTGTATTCGTGCGAGGGTTTTACAACAGACGGACTTGCATCTATTGCTGCTAATTGCAG GAAATTGAGGGAGCTGGATTTGCAGGAGTGTGAAGTGGATGATTTCAGTGGGCACTGGATCAGCCATTTTGGAGAAAACTGCACAACATTGGTGTCCCTTAACATTGCTTGTTTAACCTCTGAATGGACTTCATCTGTTTTGGATCGTCTTGAGCGACTTGTGACTAGGTCTCCTAATCTGAAGAGTCTCATCCTCAACCGTGCTGTTCCACTTGACAGGCTTTGCCAACTCATTAAGAGGGCTCCTCAGCTCAATGAGTTGGGTATTGGCACATTTTCAGCTGAAATTCGACCAGATTTGTTTTTAAGCCTTACAGAAGCATTCTCAGCCTGTAAGGATTTCAAGAGTCTTTCCGGTATTTGGGATGTGGTTCCATCATACCTCCCATCTCTTTATCCAATCTGTTCTCGTCTCACATCGTTGAACTTGAGCTTGGCAACTATCCCGAGTCCTGACCTTGCAAAGATTATCAGTAACTGCTCCAATATGCAGAAACTATGGGTGCTGGATTACATTGAAGACTCTGGTCTTGACATTGTCGCTGCAACGTGCAAAGATCTGcaagaaattagggttttccCCTCGGATCCGTTTGCCCCTGAAGCAAATGTTGTGTTAACAGAACAAGGGCTGGTTTCTGTTGCAGAAGGCTGCCCTAAGCTTCAGTCAGTTTTATATTTCTGTCGCCAAATGACGAATTCGGCCTTAATCGCCATTGCTAATAGCCGCTCAAACCTCACCCGTTTCCGTCTTTGCATACTGGAGCCACACACACCCGATTACAATACACTGGAGCCGCTGGATGTAGGTTTTGGAGCCATCGTGGAGAAATGCAAGGACTTGCGTCGTCTTTCCCTATCGGGTCTGCTGACCGATAGAGTGTTTGAATACATTGGGGGTCATGCTAAAAAACTGGAGATGCTTTCAATTGCGTTTGCTGGAGATAGCGACATGGGTCTCCACTATGTGTTGTCTGGATGCGAAAGCTTGAAGAAACTGGAGATTAGAGACTGCCCTTTTGGGGATAAGGCACTTCTAGCTAATGCTGAAAAGCTGGAGACAATGCGATCCCTTTGGATGTCTTCTTGCCCGGTGAGCTTTGAAGGGTGTAAAATTCTTAGTAAGAAGATGAAGAGGCTTAATGTTGAAGTTATGGATGAAGGTGGTTCTCAGGATTCTAGACCCGAAGGTCCTCATGTGGAGAAGCTTTACGTTTACAGAACGGTTTGTGGGCAGAGGTGTGATATGCCTGGGTTTGTTTGGACTATTGATAAAAGgtcgtcttcatcatcatcattggaggaaggggggatttatcaagaagaagaagaagaagatgaagatgagttCCTTCAATAG
- the LOC124938032 gene encoding protein TRANSPORT INHIBITOR RESPONSE 1-like isoform X1, which yields MFFSDFRFITMAYTFPEEVLEHVFSFIQSDKDRNAVSMVCKSWYEIERWCRRRIFIGNCYSVNPTIMTRRFPEVRSIELKGKPHFADYNLVPDGWGGYVKPWITAMAESYPWLEEIKLKRMVVTDESLEMISRSFKNFKVLVLYSCEGFTTDGLASIAANCRKLRELDLQECEVDDFSGHWISHFGENCTTLVSLNIACLTSEWTSSVLDRLERLVTRSPNLKSLILNRAVPLDRLCQLIKRAPQLNELGIGTFSAEIRPDLFLSLTEAFSACKDFKSLSGIWDVVPSYLPSLYPICSRLTSLNLSLATIPSPDLAKIISNCSNMQKLWVLDYIEDSGLDIVAATCKDLQEIRVFPSDPFAPEANVVLTEQGLVSVAEGCPKLQSVLYFCRQMTNSALIAIANSRSNLTRFRLCILEPHTPDYNTLEPLDVGFGAIVEKCKDLRRLSLSGLLTDRVFEYIGGHAKKLEMLSIAFAGDSDMGLHYVLSGCESLKKLEIRDCPFGDKALLANAEKLETMRSLWMSSCPVSFEGCKILSKKMKRLNVEVMDEGGSQDSRPEGPHVEKLYVYRTVCGQRCDMPGFVWTIDKRSSSSSSLEEGGIYQEEEEEDEDEFLQ from the exons atgtttttttcCGACTTCAGGTTCATAACAATGGCGTACACTTTTCCGGAGGAAGTTTTGGAGCATGTTTTCTCGTTTATTCAGTCGGACAAGGACCGGAACGCGGTGTCCATGGTGTGCAAGTCGTGGTACGAAATCGAGAGATGGTGCCGGCGGCGGATCTTTATAGGTAACTGTTACTCTGTGAACCCTACGATTATGACGAGGAGATTCCCGGAGGTTAGATCTATTGAGTTGAAAGGAAAACCGCATTTTGCTGACTATAATCTGGTTCCGGATGGTTGGGGAGGTTATGTTAAGCCTTGGATTACTGCTATGGCGGAGTCGTATCCTTGGCTGGAAGAGATTAAGCTTAAGCGTATGGTGGTTACTGATGAGAGTTTGGAGATGATTTCTCgttcttttaagaattttaaggTACTTGTTTTGTATTCGTGCGAGGGTTTTACAACAGACGGACTTGCATCTATTGCTGCTAATTGCAG GAAATTGAGGGAGCTGGATTTGCAGGAGTGTGAAGTGGATGATTTCAGTGGGCACTGGATCAGCCATTTTGGAGAAAACTGCACAACATTGGTGTCCCTTAACATTGCTTGTTTAACCTCTGAATGGACTTCATCTGTTTTGGATCGTCTTGAGCGACTTGTGACTAGGTCTCCTAATCTGAAGAGTCTCATCCTCAACCGTGCTGTTCCACTTGACAGGCTTTGCCAACTCATTAAGAGGGCTCCTCAGCTCAATGAGTTGGGTATTGGCACATTTTCAGCTGAAATTCGACCAGATTTGTTTTTAAGCCTTACAGAAGCATTCTCAGCCTGTAAGGATTTCAAGAGTCTTTCCGGTATTTGGGATGTGGTTCCATCATACCTCCCATCTCTTTATCCAATCTGTTCTCGTCTCACATCGTTGAACTTGAGCTTGGCAACTATCCCGAGTCCTGACCTTGCAAAGATTATCAGTAACTGCTCCAATATGCAGAAACTATGGGTGCTGGATTACATTGAAGACTCTGGTCTTGACATTGTCGCTGCAACGTGCAAAGATCTGcaagaaattagggttttccCCTCGGATCCGTTTGCCCCTGAAGCAAATGTTGTGTTAACAGAACAAGGGCTGGTTTCTGTTGCAGAAGGCTGCCCTAAGCTTCAGTCAGTTTTATATTTCTGTCGCCAAATGACGAATTCGGCCTTAATCGCCATTGCTAATAGCCGCTCAAACCTCACCCGTTTCCGTCTTTGCATACTGGAGCCACACACACCCGATTACAATACACTGGAGCCGCTGGATGTAGGTTTTGGAGCCATCGTGGAGAAATGCAAGGACTTGCGTCGTCTTTCCCTATCGGGTCTGCTGACCGATAGAGTGTTTGAATACATTGGGGGTCATGCTAAAAAACTGGAGATGCTTTCAATTGCGTTTGCTGGAGATAGCGACATGGGTCTCCACTATGTGTTGTCTGGATGCGAAAGCTTGAAGAAACTGGAGATTAGAGACTGCCCTTTTGGGGATAAGGCACTTCTAGCTAATGCTGAAAAGCTGGAGACAATGCGATCCCTTTGGATGTCTTCTTGCCCGGTGAGCTTTGAAGGGTGTAAAATTCTTAGTAAGAAGATGAAGAGGCTTAATGTTGAAGTTATGGATGAAGGTGGTTCTCAGGATTCTAGACCCGAAGGTCCTCATGTGGAGAAGCTTTACGTTTACAGAACGGTTTGTGGGCAGAGGTGTGATATGCCTGGGTTTGTTTGGACTATTGATAAAAGgtcgtcttcatcatcatcattggaggaaggggggatttatcaagaagaagaagaagaagatgaagatgagttCCTTCAATAG
- the LOC124940023 gene encoding protein NETWORKED 3C-like, whose translation MKMTAAAAAVIEQKSVNRWWFDRNTNDPSPKRSLWLHSTLSELDETTMAMLKIIDEDADSFAKRAEMYYKKRPELIGMVEDMYQSHRSLAVRFDQLKTETGSRLIAPLSSPFRYNRTEKQPSNLSTMTFSEKSYDSYSETYDPEESAESEIDDPEEEVETEEDAIVVAEMKGMKLREEMEEEKKKMKKKMKDEMKQKDEEKREVIRQLSMALNMVKEENLKLKKKLAEIPKDYSTPNKGKVKGISPIVEFKRLKDTFMGKLFFNGSSSSPRTKVKIPL comes from the exons atgaagatgacagcggcggcggcggcggtgaTAGAGCAGAAATCAGTCAACCGTTGGTGGTTTGATCGAAACACCAACGACCCATCTCCAAAACGTTCACTCTGGCTTCACTCCACCCTCTCag AGCTTGATGAGACAACAATGGCGATGCTTAAGATTATCGATGAAGATGCAGACTCTTTTGCTAAACGTGCCGAGATGTATTACAAGAAGAGACCTGAACTGATTGGAATGGTTGAGGATATGTATCAATCACATCGATCCTTAGCTGTTCGATTCGATCAACTGAAAACAGAGACTGGGTCGCGTTTAATCGCCCCTTTGTCATCTCCATTTCGGTACAACCGAACTGAGAAACAGCCGTCGAATTTGTCGACGATGACATTCTCTGAAAAATCCTATGACAGTTATTCTGAGACATATGACCCAGAAGAGTCAGCTGAGTCCGAGATTGATGATCCAGAAGAAGAAGTGGAAACAGAGGAAGATGCCATTGTTGTTGCTGAGATGAAAGGAATGAAGCTAAGAGAGGAaatggaagaagagaagaagaagatgaagaagaagatgaaggatgaaatgaaacagaaagatgaAGAGAAAAGAGAGGTGATAAGACAGCTGAGCATGGCGTTGAATATGGTGAAGGAGGAGAATTTGAAACTGAAGAAGAAGCTTGCAGAAATTCCAAAGGATTATTCCACTCCCAATAAAGGGAAAGTGAAAGGGATAAGTCCAATAGTGGAGTTCAAACGGCTGAAAGATACTTTTATGGGGAAGCTATTCTTCAAtggatcatcatcatccccAAGAACTAAGGTCAAAATCCCTCTTTAG